A stretch of Gouania willdenowi chromosome 21, fGouWil2.1, whole genome shotgun sequence DNA encodes these proteins:
- the itprid2 gene encoding protein ITPRID2 isoform X2, with protein MESGALESSAAPGPVRQPVTMACLRRQAWAKSRDSTWQESKPDPQSSQDSHLSPSSSEALRDAEEPGQVPNEITNWLIECRTPLGASLDDQSPSPSKGAQRNGCSFEDDLSLGAEANHMQSENSKPESCFSVAANQKRNQYKEKGRSMNSTGSGKSSTVSSVSELLDLYEEDPEEILMNLGFGREEPDLNSKIPARFFNSSSSARGIDIKVYLRAQLQRVELENPSYALTSRFRQIEVLTTVANEFFQLYSQVSGQPVQIISSKDKDETGEGGRTDEQPTSVKKTNSARNVAKILKRTISKHNLLAASSESPEAPAQLKANAKAASEAAPVTNEQGGCNTSTDHKADTVSQKLIRKKDNCSLATVAEESSGDGETESKSHNSPDQGSTVPDQLQSAELLSAEEEEVQELRVEQSVTSTPEKLPVTLAPPKLVQLRNENANSFDMEEIQSNEDENLPPRMSRATDLLRTVSQQSDSSGFAEDPSADSSSYLKVQESSDSCDSETTVTSHPSQDLATPVALKHPTFDLPEVTQEEAGIKDTTEADGRSSSLEKQELNVSSEMIPEYAAHQLPKLSPLQVQRDESQSQDLDPQTTDIVLAAEQELQLDLEDTQSRAVSGQDPENTPNLTETPTDTNLLTETDSAEDTFQEESLFFDHSGLLSPPVPSFQVLNALNRAKQYKVREPAQGLDPQEMTPSYGRGRGRQGMMRLQRSSSLPSSIFSPSTIVSSVKIHVGRGQMSCSQPRYSVKYSKDKEGEEQELQEEEQTNVLSTLIINPSSSGSNKKPPNTVPPEAIPRHLQRSTCSLQSSSPPPVWSPVVRPDSWSTQSVPNYFSSQQSLGQFSHLKMNQNQQSWTPGQTMFPHQNPSSQYSEQSSCPSLISSQYSSSMFPDPQYPSPVPPYASLPNLVSHHSSLPGLQHPATPPVHPHNSMSSLHHPSTTPRHVNLSLIHPGTPTMHHQGYNHPYPHHTPYHTAPHGQQFPSPHMAYQGYSNTLLAIPNPVLNYPQMPSDHTHYQNPLNTGFIPGQDSIFGPSHSLYLGPTPPAAPGPGSSQVSSSTEMQLRRVLHEIRGTVQSLSEIQADTPDTFSQHRTASSYRQTLAEFQRKRRNLNLFRRQMMDLELSIIQQQALVYHQLGPADRLEVENLQALRCNIREELAELEQQLEEKLMELIDITKHRDLHSNSSVDDLSTISALRTMEPVSDLLNEQLFLRSELGYDDRDRSANVSTRSSSPVRAAVRGGGQKHKLFRTSVDITPVLPPRPNAHTPRGEGGDGEENVGDGKEKGGKDSGAAAEGRGTNGEDVEEDGASTRVRVDNLQQLIQEIRDSVAQEIRQEIYNELLAAVTPPQPSSSTRQRPL; from the exons CTTTGAAGATGACCTTTCACTGGGAGCTGAAG CAAACCACATGCAGTCTGAGAACAGTAAACCTGAATCctg TTTCAGTGTTGCTGCGAACCAGAAGAGAAATCAATATAAAGAGAAGGGCAGAAGTATGAACTCCACAGGATCAGGAAAGAGTAGCACAGTGTCCAG TGTGTCGGAGCTGCTGGACTTGTACGAAGAGGATCCAGAGGAGATCCTCATGAATCTGGGTTTTGGTCGAGAAGAACCAGACTTAAACTCTAAGATTCCTGCCAGGTTCTTCAACAGTTCATCCTCTGCACGAGGGATCGACATCAAG GTGTACCTACGAGCGCAGCTGCAGCGCGTGGAGCTAGAAAACCCCAGCTATGCCCTGACGA GTCGTTTCCGTCAGATTGAGGTCTTGACTACAGTTGCCAACGAGTTCTTTCAGCTATACAGTCAAGTTTCTGGGCAACCTGTGCAGATAATCTCCTCAAAGGATAAAG ATGAAACGGGAGAGGGTGGACGCACTGATGAGCAGCCAACGAGTGTGAAGAAGACCAACTCGGCTCGGAACGTCGCCAAAATCCTCAAGAGAACCATCAGCAAGCACAACTTGCTGGCTGCATCATCAGAGAGTCCTGAAGCACCTGCACAGCTGAAGGCCAATGCCAAGGCAGCCAGCGAAGCAGCACCTGTCACTAACGAGCAAGGTGGATGCAATACCAGCACTGACCACAAAGCGGACACCGTTAGCCAAAAACTAATCCGCAAAAAAGACAACTGTTCTCTGGCGACCGTTGCAGAGGAAAGCAGCGGGGACGGTGAGACAGAGAGCAAGTCACACAACag TCCTGACCAGGGCAGCACTGTCCCAGATCAGCTTCAGTCAGCTGAGTTGTTAAGTGCTGAGGAGGAAGAAGTTCAAGAGCTCCGAGTGGAGCAAAGTGTGACATCCACCCCGGAGAAACTTCCAGTCACATTAGCTCCACCCAAGCTGGTCCAGCTACGCAACGAAAACGCTAACTCGTTCGACATGGAGGAG ATTCAGAGTAATGAAGACGAAAATCTCCCGCCAAGAATGTCCAGAGCCACTG ATCTGTTGAGGACCGTCAGCCAGCAGTCAGACAGCAGTGGCTTTGCTGAGGATCCCTCTGCTGACTCCAGCAGTTACCTCAAG GTTCAGGAAAGTAGTGATAGTTGTGACAGCGAGACCACAGTAACATCACACCCTTCACAAGACCTGGCCACACCCGTCGCTCTCAAACATCCGACTTTTGATCTGCCAGAAGTCACACAGGAAGAGGCGGGGATTAAGGACACTACAGAGGCTGATGGGAGGAGTAGTTCGTTAGAAAAGCAGGAGCTTAATGTGAGTTCAGAGATGATCCCAGAGTACGCAGCTCACCAGCTCCCCAAGCTCAGTCCCCTGCAAGTTCAGCGGGATGAAAGTCAAAGCCAGGATCTTGACCCACAGACTACTGACATTGTGTTGGCTGCAGAACAAGAGCTTCAACTGGACTTGGAGGATACACAGAGTCGGGCTGTTTCAGGTCAAGATCCAGAAAACACTCCGAACCTTACTGAGACCCCGACGGACACCAATCTACTCACAGAAACAGACAGTGCTGAGGACACTTTCCAAGAAGAGTCTCTGTTTTTTGATCATTCAGGTTTACTTTCTCCTCCTGTCCCGTCCTTTCAGGTCCTAAATGCTCTGAACCGAGCCAAACAGTATAAAGTGAGAGAGCCAGCTCAGGGACTTGACCCACAGGAGATGACTCCCAGCTACGGACGAGGAAGAGGAAGGCAAGGCATGATGCGCCTGCAAAGGTCCTCCTCCCTGCCTTCATCAATTTTTTCACCTTCCACGATCGTGTCCTCTGTCAAGATTCACGTTGGTCGAGGGCAGATGTCCTGCTCCCAGCCCAGGTACTCTGTTAAGTACAGCAAGGACAAAGAAGGTGAGGAGCAGGAGCTGCAGGAGGAAGAGCAAACCAATGTTCTCTCCACTCTCATCATTAATCCTTCCTCGTCTGGCTCTAACAAAAAGCCCCCTAACACCGTCCCACCCGAAGCTATCCCTCGCCACCTGCAGCGATCCACCTGCTCCCTCCAGAGTTCGAGCCCACCCCCTGTTTGGTCCCCAGTAGTTCGCCCCGACTCCTGGAGTACGCAGAGTGTTCCTAATTATTTCTCCAGTCAACAGTCTCTTGGTCAGTTCTCTCACCTAAAAATGAACCAGAACCAGCAAAGCTGGACTCCTGGTCAGACAATGTTCCCCCATCAAAACCCTTCATCTCAGTACTCGGAGCAAAGCTCTTGTCCCAGCTTGATTTCTAGCCAGTATTCCTCCAGTATGTTCCCAGATCCACAATATCCCTCTCCTGTGCCTCCCTATGCAAGTCTCCCAAACCTTGTTTCCCACCATTCTAGTTTACCTGGTTTACAACACCCAGCAACTCCTCCAGTGCACCCACATAACAGCATGTCAAGCCTGCATCACCCCTCAACAACACCTCGCCATGTCAACCTCAGTCTTATCCATCCAGgcactcccacaatgcaccatcaGGGCTACAACCACCCATACCCCCATCATACTCCTTATCACACGGCGCCTCATGGGCAGCAATTTCCATCACCCCACATGGCTTACCAAGGATACAGCAACACTCTCCTAGCAATCCCAAATCCAGTCCTCAATTATCCTCAAATGCCTTCAGACCACACCCACTACCAGAATCCCCTGAATACGGGCTTTATTCCAGGTCAAGATTCAATATTTGGCCCGAGTCACAGTCTCTACCTGGGGCCaactcctcctgctgctcctggtCCAGGATCCAGTCAGGTCTCATCCAGCACTGAGATGCAGCTAAGGAGAGTCCTGCACGAGATCAGGGGAACTGTTCAGAGTCTGAGCGAG ATTCAAGCTGACACTCCGGACACTTTCAGCCAGCACAGAACAGCTTCATCTTACCGTCAG ACTTTGGCAGAGTTTCAGCGGAAGAGACGAAACTTGAATTTGTTCCGCCGTCAGATGATGGACCTCGAGCTGTCGATCATTCAGCAGCAAGCCCTGGTCTACCACCAACTGGGCCCTGCCGACAG GCTGGAAGTGGAGAACCTGCAGGCTCTGAGGTGCAACATCAGGGAGGAGTTGGCGGAGCTGGaacagcagctggaggaaaAGCTCATGGAGTTGATTGACATCACAAAACACAGA GATCTTCATAGCAACAGCAGTGTTGATGATCTGTCCACCATCTCTGCATTGAGAACCATGGAGCCG GTGTCTGATCTCCTGAATGAACAGCTCTTCCTGCGATCAGAGCTCGGTTACGACGACCGCGATCGATCAGCCAACGTTTCCACCCGCTCCTCCAGCCCAGTCAGAGCTGCAGTGAGAGGCGGCGGGCAAAAGCATAAACTGTTCCGAACATCGGTCGACATCACCCCCGTCCTGCCTCCTCGCCCGAACGCACATACTCCGAGAGGGGAGGGAGGGGATGGGGAGGAAAATGTAGGGGATGGGAAGGAAAAGGGAGGGAAGGACagtggagcagcagcagaaggAAGAGGCACAAATGGAGAAGACGTGGAGGAGGACGGAGCATCAACAAGAGTCAGAGTGGACAATCTGCAGCAGCTCATTCAGGAG ATCCGAGACAGTGTTGCACAGGAAATCCGACAGGAGATCTACAACGAGCTGCTCGCTGCCGTAACGCCACCGCAACCATCGTCCTCCACGAGGCAGCGTCCATTGTAA
- the itprid2 gene encoding protein ITPRID2 isoform X3: MESGALESSAAPGPVRQPVTMACLRRQAWAKSRDSTWQESKPDPQSSQDSHLSPSSSEALRDAEEPGQVPNEITNWLIECRTPLGASLDDQSPSPSKGAQRNGCSFEDDLSLGAEANHMQSENSKPESCVSELLDLYEEDPEEILMNLGFGREEPDLNSKIPARFFNSSSSARGIDIKVYLRAQLQRVELENPSYALTSRFRQIEVLTTVANEFFQLYSQVSGQPVQIISSKDKDETGEGGRTDEQPTSVKKTNSARNVAKILKRTISKHNLLAASSESPEAPAQLKANAKAASEAAPVTNEQGGCNTSTDHKADTVSQKLIRKKDNCSLATVAEESSGDGETESKSHNSPDQGSTVPDQLQSAELLSAEEEEVQELRVEQSVTSTPEKLPVTLAPPKLVQLRNENANSFDMEEIQSNEDENLPPRMSRATDLLRTVSQQSDSSGFAEDPSADSSSYLKVQESSDSCDSETTVTSHPSQDLATPVALKHPTFDLPEVTQEEAGIKDTTEADGRSSSLEKQELNVSSEMIPEYAAHQLPKLSPLQVQRDESQSQDLDPQTTDIVLAAEQELQLDLEDTQSRAVSGQDPENTPNLTETPTDTNLLTETDSAEDTFQEESLFFDHSGLLSPPVPSFQVLNALNRAKQYKVREPAQGLDPQEMTPSYGRGRGRQGMMRLQRSSSLPSSIFSPSTIVSSVKIHVGRGQMSCSQPRYSVKYSKDKEGEEQELQEEEQTNVLSTLIINPSSSGSNKKPPNTVPPEAIPRHLQRSTCSLQSSSPPPVWSPVVRPDSWSTQSVPNYFSSQQSLGQFSHLKMNQNQQSWTPGQTMFPHQNPSSQYSEQSSCPSLISSQYSSSMFPDPQYPSPVPPYASLPNLVSHHSSLPGLQHPATPPVHPHNSMSSLHHPSTTPRHVNLSLIHPGTPTMHHQGYNHPYPHHTPYHTAPHGQQFPSPHMAYQGYSNTLLAIPNPVLNYPQMPSDHTHYQNPLNTGFIPGQDSIFGPSHSLYLGPTPPAAPGPGSSQVSSSTEMQLRRVLHEIRGTVQSLSEIQADTPDTFSQHRTASSYRQTLAEFQRKRRNLNLFRRQMMDLELSIIQQQALVYHQLGPADRLEVENLQALRCNIREELAELEQQLEEKLMELIDITKHRDLHSNSSVDDLSTISALRTMEPVSDLLNEQLFLRSELGYDDRDRSANVSTRSSSPVRAAVRGGGQKHKLFRTSVDITPVLPPRPNAHTPRGEGGDGEENVGDGKEKGGKDSGAAAEGRGTNGEDVEEDGASTRVRVDNLQQLIQEIRDSVAQEIRQEIYNELLAAVTPPQPSSSTRQRPL; encoded by the exons CTTTGAAGATGACCTTTCACTGGGAGCTGAAG CAAACCACATGCAGTCTGAGAACAGTAAACCTGAATCctg TGTGTCGGAGCTGCTGGACTTGTACGAAGAGGATCCAGAGGAGATCCTCATGAATCTGGGTTTTGGTCGAGAAGAACCAGACTTAAACTCTAAGATTCCTGCCAGGTTCTTCAACAGTTCATCCTCTGCACGAGGGATCGACATCAAG GTGTACCTACGAGCGCAGCTGCAGCGCGTGGAGCTAGAAAACCCCAGCTATGCCCTGACGA GTCGTTTCCGTCAGATTGAGGTCTTGACTACAGTTGCCAACGAGTTCTTTCAGCTATACAGTCAAGTTTCTGGGCAACCTGTGCAGATAATCTCCTCAAAGGATAAAG ATGAAACGGGAGAGGGTGGACGCACTGATGAGCAGCCAACGAGTGTGAAGAAGACCAACTCGGCTCGGAACGTCGCCAAAATCCTCAAGAGAACCATCAGCAAGCACAACTTGCTGGCTGCATCATCAGAGAGTCCTGAAGCACCTGCACAGCTGAAGGCCAATGCCAAGGCAGCCAGCGAAGCAGCACCTGTCACTAACGAGCAAGGTGGATGCAATACCAGCACTGACCACAAAGCGGACACCGTTAGCCAAAAACTAATCCGCAAAAAAGACAACTGTTCTCTGGCGACCGTTGCAGAGGAAAGCAGCGGGGACGGTGAGACAGAGAGCAAGTCACACAACag TCCTGACCAGGGCAGCACTGTCCCAGATCAGCTTCAGTCAGCTGAGTTGTTAAGTGCTGAGGAGGAAGAAGTTCAAGAGCTCCGAGTGGAGCAAAGTGTGACATCCACCCCGGAGAAACTTCCAGTCACATTAGCTCCACCCAAGCTGGTCCAGCTACGCAACGAAAACGCTAACTCGTTCGACATGGAGGAG ATTCAGAGTAATGAAGACGAAAATCTCCCGCCAAGAATGTCCAGAGCCACTG ATCTGTTGAGGACCGTCAGCCAGCAGTCAGACAGCAGTGGCTTTGCTGAGGATCCCTCTGCTGACTCCAGCAGTTACCTCAAG GTTCAGGAAAGTAGTGATAGTTGTGACAGCGAGACCACAGTAACATCACACCCTTCACAAGACCTGGCCACACCCGTCGCTCTCAAACATCCGACTTTTGATCTGCCAGAAGTCACACAGGAAGAGGCGGGGATTAAGGACACTACAGAGGCTGATGGGAGGAGTAGTTCGTTAGAAAAGCAGGAGCTTAATGTGAGTTCAGAGATGATCCCAGAGTACGCAGCTCACCAGCTCCCCAAGCTCAGTCCCCTGCAAGTTCAGCGGGATGAAAGTCAAAGCCAGGATCTTGACCCACAGACTACTGACATTGTGTTGGCTGCAGAACAAGAGCTTCAACTGGACTTGGAGGATACACAGAGTCGGGCTGTTTCAGGTCAAGATCCAGAAAACACTCCGAACCTTACTGAGACCCCGACGGACACCAATCTACTCACAGAAACAGACAGTGCTGAGGACACTTTCCAAGAAGAGTCTCTGTTTTTTGATCATTCAGGTTTACTTTCTCCTCCTGTCCCGTCCTTTCAGGTCCTAAATGCTCTGAACCGAGCCAAACAGTATAAAGTGAGAGAGCCAGCTCAGGGACTTGACCCACAGGAGATGACTCCCAGCTACGGACGAGGAAGAGGAAGGCAAGGCATGATGCGCCTGCAAAGGTCCTCCTCCCTGCCTTCATCAATTTTTTCACCTTCCACGATCGTGTCCTCTGTCAAGATTCACGTTGGTCGAGGGCAGATGTCCTGCTCCCAGCCCAGGTACTCTGTTAAGTACAGCAAGGACAAAGAAGGTGAGGAGCAGGAGCTGCAGGAGGAAGAGCAAACCAATGTTCTCTCCACTCTCATCATTAATCCTTCCTCGTCTGGCTCTAACAAAAAGCCCCCTAACACCGTCCCACCCGAAGCTATCCCTCGCCACCTGCAGCGATCCACCTGCTCCCTCCAGAGTTCGAGCCCACCCCCTGTTTGGTCCCCAGTAGTTCGCCCCGACTCCTGGAGTACGCAGAGTGTTCCTAATTATTTCTCCAGTCAACAGTCTCTTGGTCAGTTCTCTCACCTAAAAATGAACCAGAACCAGCAAAGCTGGACTCCTGGTCAGACAATGTTCCCCCATCAAAACCCTTCATCTCAGTACTCGGAGCAAAGCTCTTGTCCCAGCTTGATTTCTAGCCAGTATTCCTCCAGTATGTTCCCAGATCCACAATATCCCTCTCCTGTGCCTCCCTATGCAAGTCTCCCAAACCTTGTTTCCCACCATTCTAGTTTACCTGGTTTACAACACCCAGCAACTCCTCCAGTGCACCCACATAACAGCATGTCAAGCCTGCATCACCCCTCAACAACACCTCGCCATGTCAACCTCAGTCTTATCCATCCAGgcactcccacaatgcaccatcaGGGCTACAACCACCCATACCCCCATCATACTCCTTATCACACGGCGCCTCATGGGCAGCAATTTCCATCACCCCACATGGCTTACCAAGGATACAGCAACACTCTCCTAGCAATCCCAAATCCAGTCCTCAATTATCCTCAAATGCCTTCAGACCACACCCACTACCAGAATCCCCTGAATACGGGCTTTATTCCAGGTCAAGATTCAATATTTGGCCCGAGTCACAGTCTCTACCTGGGGCCaactcctcctgctgctcctggtCCAGGATCCAGTCAGGTCTCATCCAGCACTGAGATGCAGCTAAGGAGAGTCCTGCACGAGATCAGGGGAACTGTTCAGAGTCTGAGCGAG ATTCAAGCTGACACTCCGGACACTTTCAGCCAGCACAGAACAGCTTCATCTTACCGTCAG ACTTTGGCAGAGTTTCAGCGGAAGAGACGAAACTTGAATTTGTTCCGCCGTCAGATGATGGACCTCGAGCTGTCGATCATTCAGCAGCAAGCCCTGGTCTACCACCAACTGGGCCCTGCCGACAG GCTGGAAGTGGAGAACCTGCAGGCTCTGAGGTGCAACATCAGGGAGGAGTTGGCGGAGCTGGaacagcagctggaggaaaAGCTCATGGAGTTGATTGACATCACAAAACACAGA GATCTTCATAGCAACAGCAGTGTTGATGATCTGTCCACCATCTCTGCATTGAGAACCATGGAGCCG GTGTCTGATCTCCTGAATGAACAGCTCTTCCTGCGATCAGAGCTCGGTTACGACGACCGCGATCGATCAGCCAACGTTTCCACCCGCTCCTCCAGCCCAGTCAGAGCTGCAGTGAGAGGCGGCGGGCAAAAGCATAAACTGTTCCGAACATCGGTCGACATCACCCCCGTCCTGCCTCCTCGCCCGAACGCACATACTCCGAGAGGGGAGGGAGGGGATGGGGAGGAAAATGTAGGGGATGGGAAGGAAAAGGGAGGGAAGGACagtggagcagcagcagaaggAAGAGGCACAAATGGAGAAGACGTGGAGGAGGACGGAGCATCAACAAGAGTCAGAGTGGACAATCTGCAGCAGCTCATTCAGGAG ATCCGAGACAGTGTTGCACAGGAAATCCGACAGGAGATCTACAACGAGCTGCTCGCTGCCGTAACGCCACCGCAACCATCGTCCTCCACGAGGCAGCGTCCATTGTAA